One part of the Solanum dulcamara chromosome 3, daSolDulc1.2, whole genome shotgun sequence genome encodes these proteins:
- the LOC129881787 gene encoding B3 domain-containing protein At4g34400-like yields the protein MWPIGVIQTGRDFYFQYGWEKFIEENIIEFGDFLIFEYDGKETFHFKLLGINGCENKGFGGENKEEEMNIEHRKSVEPKGKKWASDSSSSSSDDDSAENYMVEEENDDDEEEEEEEVKKEEKEKTKNVSCSKHNYMEEEEYKEEEGEEEETEEEEDEEENEKVGTFNKKASHSKVGCQKATAGKVRYVPDHYGADIFKSGRTTQPKNPYFVEKIRTKRRDQLFVPIDVVRDYKLKLPPIMIIRDSVGREFETRVNNWKDDRIWLVGGWRNLCKWNLVEKDDKCICEFVRGKFGKDIYLQVQVLYEGSSFHPNNK from the exons ATGTGGCCTATAGGAGTAATCCAAACAGGAagagatttttattttcaatatggATGGGAGAAATTCATTGAGGAAAACATTATAGAGTTTGGAGactttttaatatttgaatatgaTGGAAAAGAAACATTTCACTTTAAATTACTTGGAATAAATGGATGTGAAAATAAAGGTTTCGGAGGTGAAAATAAAGAGgaagaaatgaatattgaacATCGAAAGAGTGTAGAACCAAAAGGGAAGAAATGGGCTAGTGATAGCAGTAGTAGTTCTTCTGATGATGATAGTGCTGAGAATTACATggtagaagaagaaaatgatgatgatgaagaagaagaagaagaagaggtgaaaaaggaagagaaagaaaagactAAAAATGTGTCATGTTCAAAACACAACTACATGGAAGAGGAAGAATATAAGGAGGAGGAGGGGGAGGAGGAAGAAACTGAGGAggaggaagatgaagaagagaatgAAAAGGTTGGCACATTTAATAAAAAGGCGTCACATTCAAAAG TTGGATGCCAAAAAGCCACTGCTGGCAAAGTGAGGTATGTCCCTGACCATTATGGTGCCGATATATTCAAAAGTGGACGCACAACTCAACCAAAAAATCCTTACTTTGTAGAAAAAATACGAACAAAAAGAAGAGATCAACTG TTTGTTCCAATTGATGTGGTGAGAGACTACAAACTtaaactccctccaatcatgATCATTCGCGACTCTGTTGGCAGAGAATTTGAGACAAGAGTCAATAATTGGAAGGACGACAGAATATGGCTAGTTGGCGGATGGCGAAATTTATGTAAGTGGAACCTTGTGGAGAAAGATGACAAgtgtatttgtgaatttgtgagaGGAAAATTCGGCAAAGACATTTACTTACAAGTTCAAGTTCTCTATGAAGGATCAAGTTTCCATCCcaacaataaataa